The proteins below come from a single Terriglobales bacterium genomic window:
- a CDS encoding SpoIIE family protein phosphatase has product MTIRHRLNLSFASLILLFAATILVYLWSAHLRTLTMERLDRSLNRQVTLGRIQQDIDNLHKEVALLSNLATESDQGAPNSSARDLFDAKLNDVTTEIAQFKKLRVAGEGSLIDELDTTYALVAQSWRAFYDQLGAEQSWAIANAAKADALSYKLLMSTLPQMQTAEKQRVQNDEAEFARVGKLTTRLNAITFSLFVLVAVVVAFVISRSIVRGFAALQNGADLIGNMNLEHRIDLQTKDELGRFAQTFNIMAERLDVSRKQLTEANVELEHRNQEIRERQARELAMAATIQQGLMAVRMPELPFATIRAKNISCTQIGGDFYDVVPIENGVAVIICDVSGKGMSAAIMASMLQGMMRAELAAHVPLAEIVAGANRFFTQRDVAGKYATICILAIEESGRIEYVNCGHVSPVIIRKDRVERLESNNAPVGLLEFIEYESRTIELEPGEKIVLVTDGVTEAANAEDEMFGDEKLEAAVASDDAFEAVFAKVTAFCGETPLNDDCTVVEIALLGRPAEATIAAVAVAS; this is encoded by the coding sequence ATGACCATTCGCCATCGCCTCAATCTTTCGTTTGCCAGTCTGATCCTGCTCTTTGCGGCGACGATTCTCGTTTACCTGTGGAGCGCGCACCTGCGCACTCTGACCATGGAACGCCTGGACCGCTCGTTGAATCGCCAAGTAACGCTTGGACGCATTCAGCAGGACATCGACAACCTGCACAAAGAGGTTGCACTGTTGAGCAATTTGGCGACGGAAAGCGATCAGGGTGCGCCGAATTCATCAGCGCGCGATCTGTTCGATGCCAAGCTGAATGATGTCACGACGGAGATCGCACAGTTCAAGAAATTGAGAGTGGCGGGGGAAGGTTCGCTGATCGACGAATTGGACACGACCTATGCTCTCGTTGCTCAGAGCTGGCGGGCATTCTATGACCAGCTCGGTGCCGAACAGAGTTGGGCGATCGCTAACGCCGCCAAGGCCGACGCACTCAGCTACAAGCTGCTGATGTCCACCTTGCCGCAGATGCAAACGGCGGAAAAGCAACGTGTGCAGAATGACGAAGCAGAGTTCGCGCGCGTGGGAAAGCTAACCACTCGGCTGAACGCGATTACATTCAGCCTCTTCGTTTTGGTGGCCGTAGTCGTCGCCTTCGTAATCTCGCGATCCATCGTACGCGGCTTTGCCGCGTTGCAAAACGGCGCCGACCTCATCGGTAATATGAACCTGGAACACCGCATCGATCTCCAGACCAAAGATGAGTTAGGCCGGTTCGCCCAAACCTTCAACATCATGGCTGAGAGGCTCGACGTCTCGCGCAAGCAGTTGACGGAAGCAAACGTTGAGCTTGAGCATCGCAATCAGGAAATTCGCGAACGTCAAGCACGAGAGCTAGCTATGGCCGCGACGATCCAGCAAGGGCTCATGGCAGTGCGCATGCCAGAGCTGCCGTTCGCGACGATTCGCGCCAAGAATATTTCCTGCACGCAGATCGGCGGCGACTTTTATGATGTAGTGCCAATCGAAAACGGCGTCGCGGTCATTATCTGTGACGTCTCAGGCAAAGGCATGTCGGCAGCAATCATGGCCTCAATGCTGCAAGGAATGATGAGAGCAGAACTCGCGGCCCATGTACCCCTCGCCGAGATCGTTGCCGGCGCGAATCGTTTTTTCACTCAGCGCGATGTCGCAGGAAAATACGCGACCATCTGCATTCTTGCTATTGAAGAGAGCGGACGAATTGAATACGTGAACTGCGGGCATGTGTCTCCGGTGATTATTCGTAAAGACCGCGTCGAGCGTCTCGAATCGAACAACGCTCCAGTGGGACTGCTCGAGTTCATCGAATACGAATCGCGAACGATCGAACTTGAGCCGGGAGAAAAGATCGTTCTCGTGACCGACGGTGTAACCGAAGCGGCAAACGCCGAAGATGAAATGTTCGGTGACGAGAAGCTTGAGGCCGCAGTGGCGAGCGATGACGCCTTCGAAGCGGTCTTCGCCAAAGTAACCGCGTTCTGCGGCGAAACCCCTCTCAACGACGACTGTACCGTCGTGGAGATCGCTCTTTTAGGACGTCCAGCCGAAGCAACAATTGCGGCGGTTGCAGTCGCCAGTTAG
- a CDS encoding substrate-binding domain-containing protein, with translation MIRRTRPFELLLLTVVLLGGVLSGNAQSKSNDVAVVVNPAAPVSDLTLSQARRIFRGDQQYWNADLPIVLLVRNPPSRERDIILKQLYSMTEAEFKQYWIAKIFRAEATSGPKIVYSNSMAADLVKVIPGAIAFMAARDVDPGLKVVKIDGHLPGDPQYPLR, from the coding sequence ATGATTCGGAGAACAAGACCATTCGAACTGCTCTTGCTGACGGTCGTGCTCCTCGGAGGCGTGCTGAGCGGGAATGCGCAATCGAAATCGAATGACGTCGCCGTTGTCGTAAATCCAGCGGCGCCGGTGAGTGACTTAACGTTAAGCCAGGCACGAAGAATCTTTCGCGGCGATCAGCAATATTGGAATGCCGACCTGCCTATCGTCCTTCTGGTGCGGAATCCACCCAGCCGTGAGCGCGACATTATCCTCAAGCAGCTCTACTCAATGACGGAAGCGGAATTCAAGCAGTACTGGATCGCTAAAATCTTTCGCGCCGAAGCCACCTCCGGTCCGAAAATCGTCTATTCAAACAGCATGGCCGCAGACCTGGTAAAGGTGATTCCCGGAGCGATCGCGTTCATGGCGGCAAGAGATGTGGACCCCGGGTTGAAGGTCGTAAAGATCGACGGCCATTTGCCGGGCGATCCACAGTATCCTCTGCGATAA
- a CDS encoding septum formation initiator family protein, protein MEKLKPVLEAAWQKAYDWRRRGATLALCLVAMWVAYHVIFGANGMLIYSHKRTEHRALNKEILELKQENQQLNQRVDALKNDPQAIEKEAREQLRLARPGEVIYTLPQPARTPATVTAQKH, encoded by the coding sequence ATGGAAAAACTTAAACCGGTTCTCGAAGCAGCGTGGCAAAAGGCATATGACTGGCGGCGTAGAGGTGCAACCTTAGCCTTGTGTCTCGTCGCCATGTGGGTTGCGTATCACGTGATCTTCGGAGCCAACGGCATGCTGATCTATTCCCATAAACGTACCGAGCATCGCGCGCTCAATAAAGAGATACTCGAACTCAAGCAGGAAAATCAGCAGCTAAACCAACGAGTAGATGCTCTCAAGAATGACCCGCAAGCCATCGAGAAGGAAGCGCGTGAGCAACTGCGTTTAGCCCGACCGGGAGAAGTCATCTATACCTTGCCCCAACCTGCGCGTACTCCTGCCACCGTCACCGCACAGAAACACTGA
- a CDS encoding phosphoglucomutase/phosphomannomutase family protein — MATQIKFGTSGWRAIVADEFTMENVRRAVTGIGRYVASKNNNGAKLLVGRDPRFMGEAFVAEAATVLSRNGVKPLVIPEAAPTPAIAYSVITRKTDGSINFTASHNPPEYNGIKYSTPDGAPALPEVTKAIEQEISGVNPGSPNGTGEQKVANEQVDVRPAYLKRLGELVDLPAIKKSGIKVVFDPFWGAARGYSDVLLRENGISVASVHDYRDVLFGGHAPEPEGKLLDECRAKMKQTDAAIGICTDGDADRFGIVDQDGTFIQPNYVIALLFDYLLASRSWKTGVGKSVATTNLLNAIADKNKLELYETPVGFKYIGELIKQDKITIGGEESAGLTIRGHVPEKDGVIAGLLCCEMVATRKKSIRELLQELFAKVGSFYPVRENFRLTSEVKEKFTKKVAADPAEFSGRKVSQVVRTDGLKLIFGDGSWVAYRISGTEPVVRVYTEARSESDSAKLSEAAKQWVLQ, encoded by the coding sequence GTGGCAACGCAGATCAAGTTTGGAACGTCGGGATGGCGGGCGATAGTTGCCGACGAGTTCACGATGGAGAATGTACGCCGCGCAGTCACAGGCATCGGCCGCTATGTAGCGTCAAAAAACAACAATGGGGCAAAACTTCTGGTGGGCCGCGATCCGCGTTTCATGGGCGAAGCTTTCGTGGCTGAAGCCGCCACCGTTCTCTCGCGCAATGGCGTGAAGCCGCTGGTTATTCCCGAAGCTGCTCCTACTCCCGCGATCGCCTACTCGGTTATTACGCGCAAAACCGATGGCAGCATCAACTTCACCGCCTCGCACAATCCGCCTGAATACAACGGAATTAAGTACTCAACACCGGACGGCGCACCTGCGCTGCCGGAAGTGACTAAAGCCATCGAGCAGGAAATTTCCGGGGTAAATCCCGGATCCCCCAACGGCACGGGCGAGCAAAAAGTCGCGAACGAGCAAGTGGACGTTCGTCCCGCGTACTTGAAGCGTCTTGGCGAACTGGTCGATCTTCCCGCAATCAAGAAATCCGGCATCAAAGTGGTCTTCGATCCATTCTGGGGCGCGGCTCGCGGATATTCCGACGTTCTGCTGCGAGAAAACGGGATTTCCGTTGCGTCCGTGCACGACTATCGCGACGTGCTTTTCGGTGGCCATGCTCCCGAGCCAGAGGGCAAGCTGCTGGACGAATGCCGTGCCAAAATGAAACAGACCGACGCAGCGATCGGAATTTGCACCGATGGGGATGCCGACCGCTTCGGCATCGTCGATCAGGACGGAACGTTCATCCAACCCAACTACGTCATCGCGCTGCTGTTCGACTACCTTCTCGCAAGCCGCAGCTGGAAAACCGGCGTGGGAAAGTCTGTCGCAACCACAAATCTACTCAACGCCATCGCGGACAAGAACAAACTGGAGCTTTACGAGACGCCAGTCGGATTCAAGTACATCGGCGAATTGATCAAGCAGGACAAGATCACCATTGGGGGCGAAGAAAGCGCCGGACTGACGATCCGAGGACACGTTCCCGAAAAAGACGGAGTCATCGCCGGACTCCTCTGCTGCGAGATGGTGGCAACGCGCAAGAAATCGATTCGCGAACTTCTTCAGGAGCTATTTGCCAAAGTTGGTTCCTTTTATCCGGTTAGGGAGAACTTTCGCTTGACGTCGGAAGTGAAGGAGAAGTTCACTAAGAAGGTTGCGGCCGATCCTGCTGAATTTTCAGGACGTAAGGTCTCGCAGGTCGTCCGCACCGATGGACTGAAATTGATTTTTGGCGACGGCTCCTGGGTGGCGTACCGCATCTCTGGAACCGAGCCTGTGGTGCGTGTTTACACCGAAGCTCGATCCGAAAGCGACTCGGCAAAATTGAGCGAAGCTGCAAAACAGTGGGTCCTGCAATAG
- the thiO gene encoding glycine oxidase ThiO has protein sequence MHTSDVVIAGAGIIGLSIAIELRKAGATVTVLDRGEPGREASSAAAGMLVTGDPDLGTPMRELAQASAALYPSFVEELELRSGLHCDLQAHGALYVAVESECVDGPTLCASEIAEQEPGLAEHPRVHFLSEQSIDPALLTRAAIEAAKKMTVSVHHESQVEGVTLTREHLLEVRTSRNQYQTATFVNCAGAWANEISGVAAPARPRKGQMLSVIPRDCKLRHVIRSHEVYLVPRKDGRVIVGATVEDCGFDKTIDSTKIQQLHQKAANLVPSIGEAKILDAWAGLRPGSPDDLPIMGAGRLPGTYVATGHFRNGILLAPITAVLMAELIQGKDPRMDLHTFSPARFAPAHVLAG, from the coding sequence GTGCACACTTCCGATGTAGTCATTGCCGGCGCGGGCATCATCGGGCTATCGATCGCTATTGAGCTGCGCAAGGCCGGCGCGACAGTTACCGTCCTTGATCGCGGAGAGCCCGGGCGCGAGGCGTCCAGTGCGGCCGCGGGGATGCTGGTAACCGGAGACCCCGATTTGGGAACTCCCATGCGTGAACTCGCACAGGCGAGCGCCGCACTCTATCCATCGTTTGTTGAAGAGTTGGAACTCCGTTCGGGCCTGCACTGCGACCTTCAGGCGCACGGTGCCTTGTATGTTGCGGTCGAGTCAGAGTGCGTCGATGGCCCGACTCTCTGTGCATCGGAAATAGCTGAGCAGGAACCTGGTCTCGCCGAGCATCCACGAGTTCACTTTCTTTCTGAACAGAGTATCGATCCGGCGCTGCTGACACGGGCTGCAATCGAAGCTGCCAAGAAAATGACAGTTAGCGTTCATCACGAATCCCAGGTTGAAGGTGTGACGCTCACGCGCGAGCATCTGCTTGAGGTACGCACGTCTCGAAATCAGTATCAAACCGCAACTTTCGTGAACTGCGCCGGCGCATGGGCGAATGAGATTTCCGGAGTGGCAGCCCCGGCACGTCCGCGAAAGGGCCAGATGCTTAGTGTGATTCCGCGCGATTGCAAGCTTCGCCATGTGATTCGCTCGCACGAGGTCTATCTCGTTCCGAGGAAAGATGGGCGTGTGATCGTCGGAGCTACGGTTGAAGATTGCGGGTTCGATAAGACGATCGATTCGACGAAAATTCAACAACTGCACCAGAAAGCCGCGAATCTTGTTCCGTCGATCGGTGAGGCGAAGATTCTGGATGCCTGGGCTGGCTTACGTCCAGGCTCTCCAGATGACCTGCCGATTATGGGAGCTGGGCGTCTGCCTGGAACTTACGTGGCAACGGGACATTTTCGCAACGGCATCCTGCTCGCGCCAATCACGGCAGTGCTGATGGCGGAGCTAATTCAGGGAAAGGATCCGCGCATGGACTTGCACACGTTCTCTCCGGCGCGTTTCGCTCCTGCGCACGTCTTAGCAGGATAG
- a CDS encoding class D sortase, with product MPNIAQSIWAHRHELTKRPEWQKLRRLVVRQRLSAILMLIGVGILGYVGSEYWAMYHEQKVLQREWQEQQKSVATTKTSVKAVEEDGLTRVSIPKINLDVIVVEGTNHRALRVGPGHLKSTPAPGETGNSVISAHRDTFFRHIYELAKGDEIQVRRGGHTYTFQVTGKKIVEPSDVSVLKNSPDARLTLITCYPTYYIGPAPQRLIVFSKLVGDSQTGAQQAQTASVAAGRQGS from the coding sequence ATGCCCAACATTGCTCAGTCAATTTGGGCTCATCGACACGAGCTGACGAAGCGCCCGGAGTGGCAGAAGCTGCGCCGGCTGGTTGTTCGCCAGCGACTCTCGGCGATCCTGATGCTGATCGGGGTTGGCATTCTCGGCTACGTCGGCTCGGAATACTGGGCGATGTACCACGAGCAGAAGGTGCTCCAGCGCGAATGGCAGGAGCAGCAGAAGAGCGTAGCAACAACGAAGACCAGCGTGAAGGCTGTCGAAGAGGACGGCCTCACCCGCGTCTCGATCCCGAAAATCAATTTAGACGTAATCGTAGTGGAGGGCACCAATCATCGCGCGCTGCGCGTTGGTCCTGGTCATCTGAAGAGCACTCCAGCTCCCGGCGAAACGGGCAACTCCGTCATCTCCGCTCATCGCGACACGTTCTTCCGGCATATTTACGAACTAGCAAAGGGCGATGAGATCCAGGTTCGCCGCGGCGGTCACACCTACACGTTTCAAGTAACGGGAAAGAAGATCGTGGAGCCCAGCGATGTCTCCGTGTTGAAGAATTCCCCGGACGCGCGCCTCACGTTGATCACCTGTTACCCAACGTATTACATCGGACCGGCGCCACAGCGGCTGATTGTCTTTTCCAAACTGGTAGGCGACTCGCAAACAGGAGCACAGCAAGCGCAGACGGCGTCAGTTGCAGCTGGACGACAAGGTTCCTGA
- the polX gene encoding DNA polymerase/3'-5' exonuclease PolX: MENRNIAAVFYETADLMEIRGDDPFRIRSYRRAAEAIEGLPYRVADLASDTKKLLEVPGIGKTMATNIQQLLKEGNFGLHADLLQKYRPSMLELLKIQGLGPKTIALIWDAFQICDVDGVEKLAREGKIRELPRMGEKHEQKILKGIEEYRRISGRFLLDAAERTAEKIKEFLAEMPGIEKITAAGSLRRGRDTVGDLDILITGPCCADERLDPLLDRIVTFPGISEVLAKGGNKVSFKLRSGMQVDVRTLKPESFGAALQYFTGSKTHNVSIRQRALKMGYTLSEYALTRVSDGKHIASATEEEVYAALKLDYIPPELRENQGEIEAAAQHALPKLIELSDIRGDVHMHTAETDGRCTIEEMIGSARERGYEYMAITDHSKNLAFANGLDDTRAAEHIKKIRAVGKQTEGIRVLAGIEVDILADGELDLSGSVLDEMDLVIASVHSHFQQEPKQMTDRLLRAITSDHISILGHPTGRILLRREGYDFDLDAIMRAAAEYGVAMELNAYPDRLDLCDRHLKMAKERGVKIVINTDSHHTSHLEKMRYGVVQARRAWLTRDDVLNTLPAAQFAEAMQRRVHTSVTRKQHSAS, encoded by the coding sequence ATGGAAAACCGGAATATTGCCGCGGTGTTCTACGAAACCGCCGATCTGATGGAGATTCGCGGAGACGATCCTTTCCGCATCCGCTCGTATCGTCGCGCGGCCGAGGCGATCGAAGGACTTCCCTACCGCGTCGCGGACCTAGCTTCGGACACGAAGAAGCTGCTCGAAGTTCCTGGCATCGGCAAAACTATGGCTACGAACATTCAGCAGCTTTTGAAGGAAGGCAATTTCGGCCTTCACGCCGATTTGCTGCAAAAATATCGTCCGTCCATGCTGGAGTTGCTGAAAATCCAAGGGCTCGGCCCGAAGACAATCGCGCTCATCTGGGACGCTTTCCAGATTTGCGATGTTGATGGTGTTGAGAAGCTCGCGCGCGAAGGTAAGATTCGCGAGCTCCCGCGAATGGGAGAGAAACACGAGCAGAAAATTCTGAAAGGCATTGAAGAATATCGGCGAATTTCCGGACGCTTTCTGCTCGATGCCGCCGAACGCACAGCGGAAAAAATCAAAGAGTTTCTAGCAGAGATGCCTGGCATTGAGAAGATCACTGCGGCAGGATCGTTGCGCCGTGGACGCGACACCGTTGGCGATCTCGACATCCTGATTACAGGCCCATGCTGTGCGGATGAACGGCTCGACCCATTGCTGGATCGAATTGTGACTTTTCCCGGAATTTCCGAAGTCCTTGCCAAGGGCGGTAACAAGGTCAGCTTCAAATTGCGCAGTGGGATGCAGGTCGATGTGCGCACGCTCAAGCCGGAATCGTTTGGCGCGGCGTTGCAATATTTCACCGGCTCGAAGACGCACAACGTTTCCATCCGCCAACGGGCGCTCAAGATGGGTTATACCCTAAGCGAATACGCGCTAACGCGTGTCTCCGACGGCAAGCACATCGCCAGCGCCACCGAAGAAGAGGTCTATGCCGCGCTGAAGCTCGACTACATTCCTCCCGAGCTTCGCGAAAATCAGGGCGAGATCGAAGCCGCTGCACAACACGCGTTGCCGAAGTTGATCGAATTGAGCGACATTCGCGGCGACGTGCACATGCACACCGCAGAGACTGACGGCCGGTGCACCATCGAAGAGATGATCGGCTCCGCACGCGAACGCGGTTACGAGTACATGGCGATCACCGATCACTCGAAGAATCTGGCCTTTGCTAACGGTCTCGACGATACGCGCGCGGCGGAACACATCAAGAAGATTCGCGCGGTTGGAAAGCAGACCGAAGGAATCAGAGTCCTGGCTGGAATTGAAGTTGATATTCTTGCCGACGGCGAACTCGATCTTTCCGGCTCCGTCCTCGACGAAATGGATCTGGTTATTGCCAGCGTCCACTCACACTTCCAGCAAGAACCGAAGCAGATGACCGACCGTCTGCTGCGGGCGATCACCAGCGATCACATTTCCATTCTGGGACACCCAACCGGGCGTATCCTATTGCGGCGCGAAGGTTACGATTTCGACCTCGATGCCATCATGCGCGCTGCCGCCGAATACGGAGTTGCAATGGAGTTGAACGCATATCCCGACCGTCTGGATCTATGCGATCGCCACTTGAAGATGGCGAAGGAGCGTGGCGTAAAGATCGTGATCAATACTGACTCGCACCACACTTCACATCTGGAGAAGATGCGTTACGGCGTTGTGCAGGCTCGCCGTGCCTGGCTTACACGCGACGACGTTTTGAACACATTACCGGCGGCGCAGTTTGCAGAGGCTATGCAGCGACGTGTCCATACGTCGGTGACACGGAAGCAGCATTCAGCATCTTAG
- a CDS encoding cold-shock protein translates to MEGMQVTRIKGTVKWFNNAKGFGFIGQENGPDVFVHYSAIKTEGYKSLQEGDQVEFEIVQGQKGPQADSVTKVS, encoded by the coding sequence ATGGAAGGTATGCAAGTGACGCGCATTAAAGGCACAGTCAAGTGGTTTAACAATGCCAAAGGGTTTGGATTCATCGGCCAGGAAAATGGGCCGGATGTCTTCGTTCACTACAGCGCAATTAAGACTGAAGGCTACAAGAGCCTTCAGGAAGGCGATCAGGTCGAGTTCGAGATCGTGCAGGGCCAAAAAGGTCCACAGGCCGACAGCGTGACCAAGGTTTCCTAG
- a CDS encoding NUDIX hydrolase yields the protein MKTVRFDGNREGMLTYAFMPASRTSSKKKRKLDLPKPKHAKILSRKIGYRGKVYTVVADKVREPKGVVALREIIRHHGSVVVLAVDDSTSPPRVLLERQYRYAADDYLWELPAGHIDPGESPAVAAKRELLEETGLTAKRWKHALHFYVSPGILDETMDVYLATSLTRGKAQPEDDERIQTRFVTLPSALKMAQNGSIRDAKTLASLFWLDSAV from the coding sequence ATGAAGACGGTACGTTTCGATGGGAACCGCGAGGGAATGTTAACCTATGCCTTCATGCCCGCCTCTCGTACGAGCAGTAAGAAGAAAAGAAAGCTCGATCTTCCCAAGCCAAAGCACGCCAAAATCCTCTCGCGCAAGATCGGCTACCGAGGCAAGGTGTACACCGTCGTGGCCGACAAAGTTCGCGAGCCCAAGGGAGTCGTTGCGCTTCGCGAAATCATTCGGCATCACGGATCAGTGGTAGTTCTGGCGGTCGACGATTCCACGTCTCCGCCGCGGGTCCTGCTGGAGCGCCAATACCGGTACGCGGCTGACGATTATTTATGGGAGCTGCCGGCCGGGCACATCGATCCGGGAGAATCCCCTGCAGTTGCAGCGAAGCGCGAGCTGCTGGAAGAAACTGGCCTGACTGCGAAGCGTTGGAAACATGCGCTGCATTTCTATGTAAGTCCGGGCATTCTGGACGAGACCATGGACGTCTATCTCGCGACCAGTCTCACCCGCGGCAAGGCTCAGCCCGAGGACGACGAGCGCATCCAGACGCGCTTCGTTACCCTGCCCTCCGCTCTGAAGATGGCGCAGAATGGAAGTATCCGCGATGCCAAGACGCTGGCCTCGCTATTCTGGTTAGATTCAGCGGTTTAG
- a CDS encoding DUF2520 domain-containing protein, whose amino-acid sequence MPARSKSQKYEIAIIGAGTLASALARALHSKEYRVSEIVSRSNPQSLRRARILANRIQSSATTIQAAEMSADIVWICVPDDAIAALAEQMTDERDWRGKIVVHSSGALSSDTLELLRRKGAEVASAHPLMTFVSSSQPKLKGVPFALEGTAKALTAVETIISDFEAHAFRIARTEKAAYHAFGFFSSPGIVALIAAAIEVGKLAGLEGKRVRALMEPIVRQTIDNCFRTSPQQAFSGPVRRGDVETIRKHLKVLDEHPDLLDLYGSLVRIALKDLPSANTDSLQRLVNKTRP is encoded by the coding sequence ATGCCCGCTAGATCGAAAAGTCAAAAATATGAAATTGCGATCATCGGCGCCGGAACTTTGGCCAGCGCTCTGGCGCGCGCGCTCCATTCGAAGGAGTACCGAGTCTCGGAGATCGTGTCGCGATCGAACCCGCAGTCGCTGCGGCGCGCGCGCATATTGGCCAACCGGATTCAAAGTTCGGCTACAACGATACAAGCTGCCGAGATGTCCGCCGACATCGTTTGGATTTGTGTGCCCGACGACGCGATTGCCGCCTTGGCTGAACAAATGACCGACGAACGCGACTGGCGCGGCAAGATCGTCGTACATTCGAGCGGCGCTCTCAGCTCCGATACGTTGGAGCTTCTTCGACGCAAGGGCGCGGAGGTCGCTTCGGCACACCCGCTGATGACTTTCGTTAGTTCCTCCCAACCAAAGCTGAAAGGCGTGCCATTCGCGCTCGAAGGCACCGCAAAGGCGTTGACTGCGGTCGAGACCATCATCAGTGATTTCGAAGCGCACGCGTTTCGAATTGCGAGGACAGAAAAAGCGGCGTATCACGCCTTCGGTTTCTTTTCGTCGCCGGGAATCGTGGCGCTCATCGCAGCCGCTATCGAAGTTGGCAAGCTGGCCGGGCTGGAAGGAAAACGAGTTCGGGCGCTAATGGAGCCGATCGTGCGACAGACGATCGACAATTGCTTCCGCACTTCACCGCAACAGGCATTCAGCGGACCAGTTCGGCGCGGAGACGTGGAAACCATTCGCAAGCACCTCAAGGTCCTGGACGAACATCCGGATCTGCTCGATCTCTACGGTTCCCTGGTGCGCATCGCGTTGAAGGATCTTCCGAGCGCGAACACTGACTCACTACAACGCCTGGTCAACAAAACGCGGCCGTAA